In the genome of Gloeotrichia echinulata CP02, one region contains:
- a CDS encoding transposase — translation MILGFKTQLKVNKQQRLLLAQHAGVARHAWNQGLALCQQVLIHNRTNPDEKIKFPTAIDLHKWLVAAVKSTHPWYYEVSKCAPQYALRYLSDAFKSFFNKVKGFPNFKKKGRNDSFTLDGAIHIDHKKVRVPVIGWLKTYEILPFGYKPKSVTISKQANKWFISWKIELETSETPKKEEFVGVDLGINHLAILSTTEVFDGAKSYKKSEQKLAKMQYLNRHKQVGSSNYRKAQIKIARLHQKIANIRKDTLHKITTYISKNHAVIGIEDLNVSGMLANGKLSKAIADMGFYEFRRQLEYKTQLYGSKLVIVDRFYPSSKTCSNCGEKKSSLSLSQRVFQCDNCGFECNRDLNAAINLRKEAVRLTVLACGLDSADTS, via the coding sequence ATGATACTAGGATTCAAGACACAACTGAAGGTAAACAAGCAACAACGTCTACTACTGGCACAACACGCAGGAGTAGCCAGACACGCTTGGAATCAAGGTTTAGCATTATGTCAACAGGTACTCATACATAATCGGACAAACCCTGACGAGAAAATTAAATTTCCTACAGCCATAGATTTACATAAATGGTTAGTAGCAGCAGTTAAATCTACCCATCCTTGGTATTATGAAGTATCAAAATGCGCTCCTCAGTACGCATTAAGATATTTGTCAGATGCCTTTAAATCTTTTTTCAACAAAGTTAAAGGGTTTCCCAACTTCAAGAAAAAAGGTAGAAATGATTCTTTTACATTAGATGGTGCAATTCACATTGACCATAAGAAGGTAAGAGTTCCAGTAATTGGGTGGTTGAAAACCTATGAAATTTTACCGTTTGGATATAAACCAAAATCAGTCACAATCAGTAAACAAGCTAATAAGTGGTTTATTTCCTGGAAAATAGAATTAGAAACCAGCGAAACCCCGAAAAAGGAAGAATTTGTCGGAGTTGACTTAGGTATAAATCATCTGGCAATATTATCAACAACAGAAGTATTTGATGGAGCAAAAAGTTATAAGAAGTCTGAGCAAAAACTAGCAAAAATGCAATACTTGAATCGACATAAACAAGTGGGTTCAAGTAATTATAGAAAAGCCCAAATAAAAATAGCCAGACTACACCAAAAAATAGCCAACATTCGGAAAGACACATTACATAAAATCACCACCTATATCAGCAAAAACCACGCAGTCATAGGGATAGAAGATTTAAATGTATCAGGGATGTTAGCTAATGGTAAGTTGTCTAAAGCTATAGCTGATATGGGTTTTTATGAGTTTCGTCGTCAGTTAGAATACAAAACTCAACTATATGGAAGCAAATTAGTCATTGTGGATAGATTTTATCCTAGCAGTAAAACTTGCTCTAATTGTGGTGAGAAAAAATCATCTTTGTCACTGTCTCAAAGAGTGTTCCAGTGTGATAACTGCGGTTTTGAGTGTAATAGAGATTTGAATGCTGCTATTAATTTAAGAAAAGAAGCGGTCAGATTGACCGTGTTAGCCTGTGGACTGGATAGTGCCGACACTTCCTAG